From Magnolia sinica isolate HGM2019 chromosome 13, MsV1, whole genome shotgun sequence, one genomic window encodes:
- the LOC131222879 gene encoding GDSL esterase/lipase At1g29670-like yields the protein MRNRKHMVIALTLIYCLGALGRCKGRNGENIKGMFVFGSSLVDNGNNNYVRNSSTRADYLPYGIDFLLGPSGRFSNGRNPIDVLGELLKLPGFLPPFTDPTTKGKKIVHGVNYASGGSGILDQTGPVTGGVISLNQQIWNFQKITIPDLRLQLGHTHRQLSSHLSKSLFVLGTGGNDYLLNYFSSTGANHQMSLQDFTNTLIASFSKQLKWLYGLGGRKFVVLSVQVMGCIPTVRESIGNGSCFEPFNEAALLFNQRLKLLVDDIKTQMPASNLVFVNSYKIIKDIIDNPISKGFKETRKACCERSSNKTSGGVMCERGGRTCGDRASYVFFDGLHPTDAVNKWIAKKAYGSNRKSEVYPINVKQLVCL from the exons ATGAGAAATCGAAAGCATATGGTGATTGCCTTGACGCTGATATATTGTTTGGGAGCGTTGGGGAGATGTAAGGGAAGGAATGGAGAGAATATTAAAGGGATGTTTGTGTTTGGGAGCTCTTTGGTGGACAATGGGAACAACAATTACGTGAGGAATTCAAGTACAAGGGCGGATTACTTGCCATATGGGATAGATTTCCTACTGGGTCCCTCTGGCAGGTTCTCCAACGGACGGAATCCGATCGACGTGTTGGGAGAGCTCTTGAAGCTTCCTGGGTTCTTGCCTCCCTTCACAGACCCAACTACTAAGGGGAAGAAGATCGTTCATGGTGTGAATTACGCGTCAGGCGGGTCCGGTATATTGGACCAAACCGGGCCTGTTACT GGTGGAGTGATAAGCTTGAACCAACAGATCTGGAACTTTCAGAAGATAACAATACCTGATTTGCGTCTTCAGCTGGGCCACACACATCGACAGCTCTCATCTCACCTCTCCAAATCTCTATTTGTGTTGGGGACGGGTGGGAATGATTATCTGTTGAATTACTTCTCATCTACTGGGGCTAACCACCAGATGAGCTTGCAAGATTTCACAAACACCCTCATTGCCTCCTTCTCTAAACAGCTCAAG TGGTTGTACGGACTGGGAGGTAGAAAATTCGTGGTGCTATCGGTTCAAGTGATGGGTTGCATTCCTACGGTGAGAGAGTCGATAGGCAATGGTAGCTGTTTCGAGCCATTCAACGAGGCTGCACTTCTCTTCAACCAACGGTTGAAGTTGTTGGTCGATGATATCAAAACCCAAATGCCAGCATCTAACCTGGTTTTTGTCAACTCCTACAAGATTATCAAAGACATTATTGATAATCCCATCTCCAAAG GATTCAAGGAGACAAGAAAGGCCTGTTGCGAGAGATCTTCAAACAAAACGAGTGGAGGGGTAATGTGCGAGAGAGGTGGCCGCACGTGCGGGGACAGGGCCTCTTACGTGTTCTTTGACGGACTTCATCCAACGGACGCCGTTAACAAGTGGATAGCAAAGAAGGCTTACGGTTCTAACCGTAAGTCCGAAGTTTATCCCATCAATGTCAAACAGCTAGTCTGTCTGTAG
- the LOC131222878 gene encoding oleosin G-like, with the protein MADQPKTTPNLPQKLSESPPNSHQVVKFITAATIGAVLLVLSGLTLTGTVISLVVATPVLVLFSPILVPAGIVIFLVVTGFLFSGGFGVAALSALSWIYNYVSGKHPPGSDQLDYARMRLANKARDVKERAKEYGQLVQNKAQEVTQGS; encoded by the coding sequence ATGGCAGACCAACCCAAAACAACTCCCAACCTCCCCCAGAAACTATCGGAATCTCCCCCAAACTCCCACCAAGTCGTTAAGTTCATAACGGCAGCTACCATAGGTGCCGTACTCCTCGTCCTCTCAGGCCTAACGCTGACAGGCACCGTTATCTCCCTCGTTGTAGCGACACCCGTACTCGTTCTCTTCAGCCCCATACTCGTTCCTGCGGGCATTGTAATATTCCTGGTCGTTACAGGCTTCCTTTTCTCAGGAGGGTTTGGAGTCGCTGCTCTGTCAGCGCTGTCTTGGATTTACAACTACGTGTCTGGGAAGCACCCACCTGGCTCTGATCAGCTCGACTACGCCAGGATGAGGCTCGCCAACAAAGCTAGGGACGTGAAGGAGAGGGCAAAAGAGTACGGTCAGTTAGTGCAGAACAAAGCACAGGAAGTCACGCAGGGGTCTTAG